In Thermosynechococcus sichuanensis E542, a single genomic region encodes these proteins:
- a CDS encoding MFS transporter, with product MTIEQQDIRLDLPLPPVPPLWQNRNFIALWLAQVCSQLADKIYLVFVIALTTEFFQAANQSISGWVSAIMVAFTIPAILLGSVAGVLVDRWSKKQVLIVTNLYRALLVLGIPITILLGAGQWLGFMALLLITFAISCLTQFFAPAEQAAIPLLVDKSHLMSANSLYTLTMMAALVVGFAAGEPLLNLASHWHSQWGGAVFISACYGGAALLLMLLRPPDQCHLPPSRYRQVWQELRQGLQLLQEYTALRFALLQLILLFAIVAAMSVLVVRLAEVLPRLDTDQFGFLLAAAAGGLGLGALLLNTLGKRFSYAWLGLLGCWGMGGMFLGLSLSLDSFAWSMGYIIGLGFFAAFVAIPMQTLIQLMTPAEQRGTIFGLQNNLVNIALSVPLAVAGLAETWWGLQPVLIGLGGAIALGGTLMTLSHRNGMVTGNLP from the coding sequence ATGACCATTGAGCAGCAAGACATTCGCTTGGATCTCCCCCTACCGCCTGTGCCTCCCCTCTGGCAAAACCGCAATTTTATTGCTCTTTGGTTGGCGCAGGTTTGCTCGCAGTTGGCTGACAAAATTTACCTTGTGTTTGTCATTGCCCTCACTACGGAGTTTTTCCAAGCGGCAAACCAGAGCATTAGTGGTTGGGTGTCAGCAATCATGGTCGCCTTTACGATTCCGGCCATTCTCCTTGGATCGGTGGCGGGGGTGCTGGTGGATCGCTGGTCAAAAAAACAGGTGCTCATTGTCACCAATCTCTACCGTGCCCTCCTTGTTTTAGGGATTCCAATCACGATTCTCCTTGGCGCTGGGCAATGGTTGGGGTTTATGGCACTGTTGCTGATTACGTTTGCGATTTCCTGTTTAACCCAGTTTTTTGCCCCCGCCGAACAGGCGGCTATTCCGCTGCTGGTGGATAAGTCCCATCTGATGTCCGCCAACTCCCTCTATACCCTAACCATGATGGCTGCGCTCGTGGTGGGCTTTGCTGCGGGTGAGCCGCTGTTGAATCTCGCGAGCCACTGGCACTCGCAGTGGGGTGGGGCTGTCTTTATCAGTGCCTGCTATGGGGGGGCAGCTCTTCTATTGATGCTGCTGCGGCCACCGGATCAGTGCCATCTGCCGCCCAGCCGCTACCGCCAAGTGTGGCAAGAGCTCCGCCAAGGACTTCAGCTTTTGCAGGAATATACAGCCCTGCGTTTTGCCCTGCTGCAACTTATCCTGCTCTTTGCCATTGTGGCAGCCATGTCTGTTTTGGTGGTGCGCCTTGCAGAAGTCTTACCCCGCCTCGATACGGATCAATTTGGGTTTCTTTTGGCGGCTGCCGCCGGTGGACTCGGACTAGGGGCATTATTGTTGAATACATTGGGCAAGCGCTTTTCATACGCTTGGCTAGGTCTGCTGGGCTGTTGGGGGATGGGGGGCATGTTCCTTGGCCTGTCCCTGAGTCTCGATTCTTTCGCTTGGAGCATGGGCTACATCATTGGTTTAGGCTTCTTTGCCGCCTTTGTAGCGATTCCCATGCAAACCTTAATTCAACTGATGACCCCAGCCGAACAGCGGGGGACGATTTTTGGGCTGCAAAATAATCTCGTGAATATTGCCCTCAGTGTACCCTTGGCAGTGGCGGGGTTAGCGGAGACGTGGTGGGGGCTGCAACCTGTACTCATCGGCTTGGGGGGGGCGATCGCCCTTGGCGGGACGCTGATGACCCTCAGCCATCGCAACGGCATGGTGACTGGCAACCTGCCCTAA
- a CDS encoding UbiD family decarboxylase, giving the protein MTNDLRQYLQLLEQRQQLRRIPVPVDPDLEMAEICNRLLAAGGPALLFENVIGSPYPVAINLLGTVERVCWAMNMNHPLELEALGEKLAKLQQPKPPKTLSQALDFGKILFDVVRAKPSRDLLPPCQQVVIKTPDLDLRQLPLIRPYPKDAGKIITLGLVITKDCETGIPNVGVYRLQLQSPTTMTVHWLSVRGGARHLRKAAARGKKLEVAVALGVHPLIIMAAATPIPVDLSEWLFAGLYGGGGIHLAKCKTLDLEVPAQAEFVLEGTITPGEVLPDGPCGDHMGYYGGVEDSPVIHFHCLTHRRNPIYLTTFSGRPPKEEAMIALALNRIYTPILRQQVPEIVDFFLPMEALSYKAAIISIDKAYPGQARRAALAFWSALPQFTYTKFVIVVDKEINIRDPRQVVWAISSKVDPSRDVFILGDTPFDSLDFASEKIGLGGRMGIDATTKIPPETDHPWGDPLTSDPEVARRVTERWQEYGLGDIDLTAVDATRFGYELDPAFRWR; this is encoded by the coding sequence ATGACGAACGACCTGCGGCAATATCTCCAGCTTTTAGAACAGCGGCAACAACTGCGCCGCATCCCTGTACCTGTTGATCCGGATCTGGAGATGGCGGAAATCTGTAACCGCCTGTTGGCTGCCGGCGGACCAGCGTTGCTCTTTGAAAATGTCATTGGCTCCCCCTATCCCGTGGCCATTAATTTGCTGGGCACCGTCGAGCGGGTGTGTTGGGCCATGAACATGAACCACCCTTTAGAATTGGAGGCTCTCGGTGAAAAGTTAGCTAAGCTGCAACAACCCAAGCCGCCCAAAACCCTGAGTCAAGCCCTTGATTTTGGCAAAATTCTTTTTGATGTCGTCCGTGCCAAGCCGAGTCGGGATCTATTGCCCCCCTGTCAGCAGGTCGTCATCAAAACTCCCGATTTGGATTTACGGCAACTGCCCCTGATTCGCCCCTACCCAAAGGATGCGGGCAAAATTATTACCCTTGGTTTGGTCATTACCAAAGACTGTGAGACGGGCATTCCCAACGTGGGGGTTTACCGCTTGCAACTGCAATCCCCAACCACGATGACCGTGCATTGGCTCTCAGTGCGGGGCGGCGCCCGCCATCTCCGTAAAGCGGCTGCCCGTGGCAAGAAGTTAGAAGTGGCTGTGGCCTTGGGGGTGCATCCTTTGATCATCATGGCAGCGGCAACGCCAATTCCCGTGGATTTATCCGAATGGCTCTTTGCCGGACTCTATGGTGGGGGCGGCATCCATTTGGCCAAGTGTAAAACCCTTGATCTCGAGGTGCCGGCTCAGGCGGAATTTGTTCTTGAGGGTACGATTACCCCTGGTGAAGTTTTGCCCGATGGCCCCTGTGGCGATCACATGGGCTACTACGGTGGTGTGGAAGATTCGCCAGTCATTCATTTCCACTGTCTCACCCATCGCCGCAATCCCATCTATCTCACAACCTTTAGTGGCCGCCCCCCCAAGGAAGAGGCCATGATTGCCCTTGCCCTTAACCGCATTTACACCCCGATTTTGCGGCAGCAGGTACCGGAGATTGTGGACTTCTTTTTGCCCATGGAAGCCCTTAGTTATAAAGCAGCAATTATTTCCATTGACAAAGCCTATCCCGGCCAAGCCCGCCGCGCTGCCCTCGCCTTTTGGAGTGCCCTGCCCCAATTTACCTACACCAAGTTTGTGATTGTCGTGGACAAAGAGATCAATATCCGTGATCCGCGTCAGGTGGTGTGGGCGATTAGCTCCAAAGTGGATCCCAGCCGCGATGTGTTTATTTTGGGAGATACCCCCTTTGACTCCCTTGACTTTGCCAGCGAAAAAATCGGCCTTGGGGGACGCATGGGCATTGATGCCACCACGAAAATTCCGCCAGAAACAGACCATCCTTGGGGCGATCCTCTGACGTCAGATCCTGAGGTGGCACGGCGAGTCACAGAACGCTGGCAGGAATATGGCCTTGGCGATATTGACTTAACAGCCGTAGATGCGACGCGGTTTGGCTATGAGCTAGACCCAGCCTTTCGTTGGCGATAA
- a CDS encoding PP2C family protein-serine/threonine phosphatase, producing MSPAFPSSSTTSSSPVIALKEMVSRLQRENSKIQELLASLSFALRSFNNLNQFFELIPLITCRVTEAEAAALVLFRADGQARLEQLHCHASDQCPNIRAALETAIRTLANSVGMAAIDAASDREISRPRLEQLLDQQLRERLPQGIQFYGTAILVKDSGLTERGRLYVFSQQPEYEWNETRQQLLQVIADQTAVAIANDELALKLRDRQRLDRELEIGAEIQRRLLPHRCPKIHGLELAAECRTASWVGGDYYDFIPITYGLGDQQDIEQGRWGIAIGDVMGKGVPAGLIMTMTRGMLRAEALNGHRPSRILQHLNRAMQPDLESSHRFVTLFYSEYNPQTRLLAYSNAAHLPPLLWRAETGIIHRLDTYGMLIGLDTRSQYQEAEVRLQPGDTVIYYTDGITEADNPKGKRFEEERLAAVVKEGCAKGLGAQALLDYIFDAVDAFTNANGRRSDDMTLVILRVIDQ from the coding sequence ATGTCACCTGCTTTCCCCTCATCCTCTACAACCTCCTCTAGCCCGGTGATCGCCCTCAAGGAAATGGTGTCGCGGTTACAGCGGGAAAACAGTAAGATTCAGGAGCTATTGGCCTCCCTAAGCTTTGCACTGCGCAGTTTCAACAACCTGAATCAATTTTTTGAACTGATTCCGTTGATTACCTGTCGGGTGACGGAGGCGGAGGCAGCGGCTCTCGTCTTATTTCGCGCCGATGGTCAGGCTCGTCTTGAACAACTCCATTGTCACGCCAGCGATCAGTGTCCCAATATTCGCGCCGCCCTCGAAACGGCCATCCGCACCCTTGCCAATAGCGTTGGTATGGCGGCAATTGATGCGGCCAGCGATCGCGAGATCAGCCGTCCTCGGCTGGAGCAACTTTTGGATCAGCAACTGCGAGAACGTCTCCCCCAAGGCATTCAGTTCTATGGCACTGCTATTCTCGTCAAGGATTCAGGCCTCACGGAGCGGGGGCGGCTCTACGTTTTTAGTCAGCAACCCGAGTACGAGTGGAATGAAACGCGGCAGCAACTGTTGCAGGTGATTGCGGATCAAACGGCAGTGGCCATTGCCAATGATGAACTAGCCTTAAAGTTGCGCGATCGCCAGCGTTTGGATCGGGAACTGGAAATTGGTGCCGAAATTCAACGCCGACTCTTGCCCCACCGCTGTCCCAAAATCCACGGCCTAGAGCTAGCCGCCGAGTGTCGCACCGCCAGTTGGGTTGGGGGGGACTACTATGACTTTATTCCCATTACCTATGGCCTCGGCGATCAACAAGACATTGAACAGGGTCGTTGGGGCATTGCCATTGGCGATGTGATGGGTAAAGGGGTTCCCGCAGGACTGATCATGACCATGACCCGAGGTATGCTGCGGGCAGAAGCCCTCAATGGTCACCGTCCTAGCCGCATTTTGCAGCACCTCAACCGGGCGATGCAGCCAGACTTAGAAAGCTCCCACCGCTTTGTTACCCTCTTTTACTCTGAGTACAATCCCCAAACCCGGCTCCTCGCCTACAGTAATGCGGCTCACCTTCCCCCCCTGCTATGGCGGGCTGAAACGGGGATTATCCATCGGCTGGACACCTATGGGATGCTCATTGGTCTCGATACCCGCAGCCAATATCAAGAGGCCGAAGTACGCCTCCAGCCGGGGGACACCGTCATTTACTACACCGATGGCATTACAGAAGCGGATAATCCCAAGGGCAAACGCTTTGAGGAGGAACGCCTAGCAGCGGTTGTTAAGGAAGGCTGCGCCAAAGGTTTAGGGGCACAGGCACTCTTGGATTATATTTTTGATGCTGTGGATGCCTTTACCAATGCCAATGGGCGACGCAGTGACGATATGACCTTGGTGATTCTACGGGTCATTGACCAATAA
- the recO gene encoding DNA repair protein RecO — translation MGRTYRTIGINLKAMPLGESDRLLSVFSRDRGLLKLVAPHSRGSRSKLGGRVNLFVVNDLFISPRRNLDRILQAETVATYQGLNSHLTTLTAAQYLGEVVLYQVHPQQPQPDLFDWLCATLDQLQGVSSRAALALLVRGLCGILRLGGIAPEWYQCHDSGCQITVPAADTDWRVGFSFASGGVFTIKAQHTVGNDSLAGISGDRQLTASEVRLGQWLAMPTTQSLARDEFLTQAEAYPLSVWLSLERVLRQYLQFHLEQTLRVPPLLDSCFSPVAVSQP, via the coding sequence ATGGGTCGCACCTACCGCACAATTGGCATTAACCTCAAGGCCATGCCCTTAGGGGAAAGCGATCGCCTGCTCAGTGTCTTTAGTCGCGATCGCGGGCTGTTGAAATTAGTGGCACCCCATAGCCGTGGCTCCCGCTCAAAACTGGGCGGGCGGGTAAATTTGTTCGTCGTCAATGACCTCTTTATTAGCCCTAGGCGCAATCTAGATCGCATTCTCCAAGCAGAAACAGTAGCCACATACCAAGGTCTCAATAGCCACTTGACCACCCTGACCGCTGCCCAATATCTCGGCGAAGTCGTACTCTACCAAGTCCATCCGCAGCAACCGCAGCCAGATCTCTTTGATTGGCTCTGTGCCACGTTGGATCAGCTTCAGGGGGTTTCCAGTCGCGCTGCCCTAGCCCTATTGGTGCGCGGCCTCTGTGGCATTCTGCGTTTGGGGGGGATTGCCCCGGAATGGTACCAATGCCATGACAGTGGTTGTCAGATTACTGTCCCTGCGGCGGATACCGACTGGCGAGTGGGCTTTAGTTTTGCCAGCGGCGGTGTTTTTACGATCAAGGCACAGCACACAGTGGGGAATGATTCTCTTGCGGGTATCTCCGGTGATCGCCAACTAACAGCCAGTGAAGTTCGTTTGGGACAATGGCTGGCGATGCCCACAACGCAATCCCTAGCACGGGATGAATTCCTCACCCAAGCCGAGGCCTATCCCCTCAGTGTTTGGCTTTCCCTTGAGCGGGTGTTGCGCCAGTACCTGCAATTTCATCTTGAGCAAACGTTGCGGGTGCCCCCCCTCCTTGATAGCTGTTTTTCACCTGTTGCGGTGTCCCAGCCATGA
- the lpxA gene encoding acyl-ACP--UDP-N-acetylglucosamine O-acyltransferase: protein MAVHPTAVIEAGARIGEEVEIGPFCYVAATVEIGRGTQLAPHVTLLGYTRLGENCKVHSGAVIGDLPQDVAYQGGISYVHIGDRCTLREGVTIHRGTQPETVTHVGHDCLLMAHSHLGHNVYVGNHVTIANNTLIAGYAHVGDRAFISGNCLVHQFTRIGRLAMLSGGTAIQKDVPPFCMTRSLSTNTIMGLNVVGLRRAGFSAQERQLLKKALDILYRSQFTTSQAVQHLREQFVHPLIQEFCDFISASERGICHFVRRGEGGDLS, encoded by the coding sequence ATGGCGGTTCATCCCACGGCAGTGATTGAGGCGGGTGCCCGCATTGGGGAAGAAGTGGAGATTGGTCCTTTTTGCTATGTGGCAGCCACGGTGGAGATTGGTCGCGGTACGCAGTTGGCTCCCCATGTCACCCTGTTGGGATATACCCGCCTTGGCGAGAACTGCAAAGTGCATAGTGGGGCGGTGATTGGCGATCTGCCCCAAGATGTGGCTTATCAAGGGGGGATTAGTTATGTTCACATTGGCGATCGCTGTACGTTGCGCGAGGGCGTGACAATTCATCGCGGCACCCAACCAGAAACCGTCACCCATGTCGGGCATGATTGTCTGCTGATGGCCCACAGTCATTTAGGGCACAATGTTTATGTGGGAAACCATGTGACGATCGCCAATAATACCTTGATTGCTGGGTATGCCCATGTGGGCGATCGCGCCTTTATCAGCGGTAACTGCCTTGTGCATCAATTTACCCGTATTGGTCGCTTGGCCATGCTCTCCGGCGGCACTGCCATTCAAAAAGATGTGCCCCCCTTTTGTATGACCCGTAGTCTGAGTACCAATACGATCATGGGCTTAAATGTCGTGGGTTTACGGCGAGCGGGCTTTTCGGCTCAAGAGCGACAGCTTTTGAAGAAGGCCTTAGATATTCTCTACCGCTCCCAATTCACCACCTCCCAAGCCGTGCAGCACCTGCGGGAACAGTTTGTCCATCCCCTGATTCAAGAGTTTTGCGACTTTATTAGTGCCTCAGAACGGGGCATTTGCCACTTTGTCCGCCGCGGGGAGGGGGGTGATCTGTCCTGA
- a CDS encoding nucleotidyltransferase substrate binding protein, protein MTNRDAMRWQQRLQNFGRALIRLETTCAQEEYSDLERAGLVQMFQLTLELAWKTLKDFLFCEGLDVNTPREAIRKAFETGYLTEEDTETLLVDQCLGDWPR, encoded by the coding sequence ATGACAAATAGAGATGCGATGCGCTGGCAACAGCGGTTGCAGAACTTTGGTCGCGCCCTCATCCGCCTAGAAACCACCTGTGCTCAGGAGGAATATTCTGACCTCGAGCGAGCCGGTTTGGTGCAAATGTTTCAGCTCACCCTTGAACTAGCGTGGAAAACGTTGAAAGACTTTCTTTTCTGCGAGGGGCTGGATGTGAACACCCCCAGAGAAGCGATTCGCAAGGCCTTTGAGACGGGCTATCTCACCGAGGAAGACACGGAAACACTGCTAGTTGATCAGTGTTTAGGGGACTGGCCGCGATAG